The genomic window ggctggtactgacCTCCactaacaccagccattctgtgacccagacgggtcacagaacggccggtgtttgacggtgtgtgaacatggcctttagaAAAACAAAAGAATCGGGCTTTGAAATTCAACATGTCCTATGCTACTTTTCCCCAACGTCATCTTTCGGAGAGAGACAGGTGGCcaatatacacattagatggcttGGCCATTCTCACCAATATTATCGGGTTTACCAAATGTTTATGCATAGTGGCTTCTAGTTGTCCTCACATGACTAAAGATAACATTTGTGGGGGTCTGTATGCTGAATACCCACTACTGCCACACACTCATTCTGGCAGGTAACTCGGGATGCCCATTCACAAGACTGCAGGGGTCCCAGCTGTTGGACCCCCCGTGATTATACCCTatgctgtgtataatgtatgggtGATAATAAGACAACCCCTTGTATTAGTAGTAAGGTGCAAGTTCCTTAGAACCGGTTTGGCATAACATGTACCTAATTGCCAGTTGGGTGAACACATGGTTTCCATCATCCATATGGGCAGGGTGGGTTCCATAACTCCAATGGCCATATTAGCAACGCAAAGCGCACCTAGCGGGAAAAAAATAGAATACAACATGTCAGCACAAGGTTTCCAATCTCTAATACACATACCCCAAGGTAACACCATTGTCAGCTATGAATTGTTTATACTGTAACCTACCTGCAGCTACGATAATATAAGGGTCACTGAGGAGCGTTAGGTATGGTGTAGCTGGAATACTCTGTAGGAGAATGACAATAATCAACACTGGTTCTAGCAGTTCTGCCTGTTTTAAAGGTTCTTATCGCGGTAAAGTCATACTCACCCCCGGTGTAAACTTAGAGGGACGCAGAATAAGGAGTTGTAGAACTGTGGACAAAGAAGAACATTCCAATAAACAGCATGACATAGATTGATGATCAGACAAGTATAAAAGTTGTTCATACACATTACTGAACCTGCTGATTTTAGTGGGGGTGACCTAATGTCTGTTGGGGTGTCCTGACTTACCTATGATGGTAGAGGTTGACTAGAGAAGGATTGACAGTTGGATTTCAATAGGCAGATGAGCTGCTGCCAgtagtgtctggcagtggctttctccTTTTTGTCCATAAAGAACATAATCACACTTGTCTGAGCATACAGATACGTGaatttggaatttagattgtgagccttaaaggggtactccgggcaggggTTATCTTTATTGTATGGGCGggaaaggggtggaaatagagaccaccggtcacttacctcttcagttccttcctggtctgagctgcggcttgagacgtgacgtctcaaggcatctcagccatttagtggccgagacgggactccgctacgaccgctgaatctCTGAGCTGctttgagatgtcacgtctcaagccgcagctcagaccaggaagctgcagCGAGACCGGAGAACGGGGCGGAGCaatctgggacccggcgctggaacggggaggtaagtgaccggcggcctctatttccaccccttctccGCCATATACGAAAAgtaaccccagcccagagtacctctttaggctatgttcacacaacgagtGAGACCAgaaggaacggccagtctctgcaaagatcatcccagccggtactgcagtaccggatgatctttatagccatagtgttctgatgtgggcgcatcagcgcgcacccgcatcagaacttcccatagtgcacagtgaagcaagcggccggagccgctcgcttcattgtgtgaactgacagggtttcctatggccccaattcactgaattgcggctgcagaaaactgacatgtcagttctttgcggcgcagcacgggatcccggccggaacgtatacaatatgtatacactctggacgggattccatagaggaataggcaatgttccacgctgcataaagtacggccgttgttgccgatggcaacaacgaccgtacttttacgtagtgtgaacatagccttaatgtggacAGGGACCGATCTCAGCATTGACAAGCTATGTACAGCGCTGTGGAATAAGTTGGCGCTATATaattaaaggaattattattattctaccaCTATTTGGGCATTTCCAATTTTATACATGCTACATGGTATCGTCTGGATAGGTTCTATTACAGAGCAGACTCTGCACTGGGCCTCAGGGCTCTTAGCTGTGTCTCTGCTCATACATTACCAATTCAAATTGTGAGAAAGGAGAGAAAACAGAATTGTGGAGGCAAAGTAAattcaattaaataaaaaagatgCTTGAAATATACTTAGAATATACTTAAAATTTGAAAACGTAATGAGTAAAAccttagatatactgtatatgtggtgtaacACTGCAGGGCCCTGCAGGTTGCAAAAATTACATACAATATGATATATATCTCCTACCATATATGTATGTACAATTTTGGTTTCTATTGGAGCAAGAAATAGGTTAATGCACTTGGAGCCTttaaatatattatacaccatTATACACATTGAAACACCgtccgctctgtgacccggccaggtcacagaacgtccggtgtcaatGAAGATTATCcagtattggccggatgatcttcatttgtgctgaattgtccCCATAGCCAgaaccgcactctccattgtgtgagctgtcagtgttgtgcggccgctattcaatgaatagcggccgcacaaaactgacatgtcagtttttcttgcggccAATAggcatcccagccggagtgtatactatgggggagatttatcaaattggtgtaaagtagaattggctcagttgcccctagcaaccaatcagatttcacttttgaTTTCTCGCTgattcttttaaaaatgatagttggaatctgattggttgctaggggcaactgagccaattctactttacaccagtttgataaatcttcccctatgtgtatacactccgcccgggattccctcagactgcACTGCACTTAAgctttgtattaatcacggtcaTTGTTGCAACTCTGCAaccacagccgtgattaatacacaacttatgttgtgtgaacatggcctaactcaTTAAACTACACCCTTGAATCCGGGTTGAGCATACACCTCCATATCATTACTAAAGTAAATTTAAGTTTGAACAATTAgaattttaatttattatttagaTTTTGAGTGTGATTTGTAATCCAGTCCAGATTTGGATGATGACTTTGGTTTCCATTGACTGTTGATACCTCATTTTCTTTATAACATATTGgtaaagtttttttaaactttcatcAATTGTTCTTTGATATCTAATGTGTGCGTTCACACATGCGTACTAGGtacaaaaacccctcccctctgtgacacggctccattagaatcaatgggaaTAGACCGCCGCCACGCgcaggttcaaaaaaaggaccacgggcACCAGCATCCACGCCACCGCACCAGTCTATTTATGTTAAaaccacaaagcgatgtacctggtggtacattcactttaacatatATAGAGCTTAATTAATGTGGTCTCTGCAATTTTGTCTTCATTGACTTCCTTggctttgccatgtgatcagcattaccaagcTTCATCAGAGGTGTTTTTAATAAACAATCTgattaagcctggtaatgctgatcacatagcAGAGGCCAATGTAGCCCACATAATCAATAGGTTCTaattatgtaaacaaaaaaatacaacaagactgtgaatgtgtgaacacagcctaagtgtCAGCAGTGTAGTGATATGTTATAGTACCAGCATCTTACCTCCATCTAGCAGCGCCAAAACAGCCAGCACCAAGAATGGAGAAGCTTTACCCACAAATTCATACATTACCGACCCAAAGGGGGCACCGGCTGTAAAGAGGAACAAATTGGAGaaagtaaaaatgtaaaatcTAGAAGTCATACCCCAACAGACTGATCGTAGTACTTACTGAGTACACCCAATGCCAGGCCTCCTAGTGCAATGCCCATTGCCTTTCCTCTTTCATAGTCATCCGTATACACACTTGCGAGCATCCCCAGACCTGCAGATACGTATATTCTAGTCACTGTATGCAGAGAATACTTACAACCTCACAGCGTTAtatcaactaaaaaaaaatgtattagtaTTAtatcaagtctgacacagtgccctcctttgccacctctgtccatgacatgaactgtcTACAGCAGTAGCAAAACcacatagaaaacgtctcctgctctggaaagtttgtgacacggacagaggtggcagcagagagcactgtgtcagactggaaagaatacaccacttcctgcaggacatacagcagcttataggtaaaggaagactggagatttttttatagaaataaattacaaatctatggcattttctggcaccagttgatttgaaagataatttttttttgctggagaacccctttaagatgatggGGTCTATGTACAGCTGTGTCAGCAATTCAATAGGTTGACTCTATGAAGGCAACAACACAGGGCAAGTAATTATTGTACGAGTTATGCCAGTAATATACCTTCATGTCTATAACAAACTATAGAGGGGAAGCAATAAATCAGTTTTGTCTGTAATATAATGAGCCGTACTAATGATATTCTTCAATGTAACAAGCAACCAGGGAAGTCATTAATGGAGTTATTACAGGAGGACCATCCAGGTATCATACAACAATGTAATGTACTTAGATGGACCGGCACCCAGTTATATTAGGtttgctgctatatacacactgaagGGGTATCAATATCTGTCACTAAAGTCATTACAATACTGTGTATCTGGCCCTGTAAATATATTGTGGGTAATCTGTAATATGCTAATATAGTCTGAGACTGAAGCGTTCATGTAATATAATATTCTATGCCATCCCACAGGTCACATTCACAGGGCACTAGGGTCCCAGTGGAAGCTTTTTAAATTTCCAGGGCCCCAATGCAAAACTGGCAATGATCAATACATAATAGAGAATAAGGAATAAATCCCCACCTGCAACCGTAGAAAAAGAGGATCCAACTCCCTGCAGTGATCGTGCGAAGAACAGAAGTGAGTAAGAGCCCGAGAAGGCGAAGACTGGCAGAGACAGAAGAGGACACAATGGTTTACAGatgcagtatgtatgtatgtatgaatggtgAACTTatactaggagtatatatataggggggtgatCATGAGGGGAAAAGCAGATTGCAGGATGGCTTGTGGCAAAGAGTTGTCCAAGATGATTAAAAAaatggtctgttttttttttgtttgttttttaaatcacaGAAACAGCGCCAGTTCTATCCataggctgtgcctggtattgcagcttaatcCCATCTTGTATAAGGTTGCAATTCATAATATTGCCAATGGAAaaagggaacttttttttttctaagcctcCACAAAATCTGATATGATATTGACCTACTTGTAGggatgtgtaaatatatatatatatatatatatatatatatatatatgaagatttatcaaactggtgtaaagtacaactggctcagttgcccctagcaaccaatcagattccacctttcattcctcacagactctttggaaaatgaaaggtggaatctgattggttgctaggggcaactgagccagttctactttacaccatgtttgataaatctccacccaaGTCTTTTCTATTGTTACATCTTCAAATATAGATCTACATTATAGCATTATAtccaccagccagaccactgcttttacagcagagtggtgtTTGGTATTCTAGACAAAGGGCTGGCAACAATGGAAGGGGAAAGAGCACGTTTCAGATTCCCCATTGCCAGCGCTATGGAAGAATCCAACAGCAAATGTGCCatttccctacagcaccaccacaggccaGATGATGCATTACACAACTACCATTGCAATCATTGTGCTATGAAAGACCAGGACACACTGGGTCCCCCAAAAGCCAGGGATGTTCTTTATAACAGGTATAGACTGTGCCTAATGGAtcatcatattatatatatttttacattcaTAGAATTTCCGGGATTTCTTTGGAATTGGACTGTATGATATATCCTCGGGCACCACGGTACACGGAGAGGCGACATTGGAATATATAATAATGGATAAATACATAACTTACTTATGGTAGATAAGAATAGGATGATAAATCCGCAGAACATTGGTATATCGTATCCAACCCTAGGAGTATAAGAAGAGTTTTACAACAAGAAATAGGACGGTCTAAGCCGATTTATCCTCCTCCACTTCCTGAAGCTTTATATTATTCTATAACCCTCTCCCCCTAATACCAGGTACCTGTTGGTAATGAGTCCTACAACAGGGTTGACTAGAAGTTGTAATATCGCTTTAGATGCAAATAGAAGACCGACTTGGACGTTCTCTTCTTGTAGGACTCCAGTTTCTACGTTGCAGGTGgaattttggggggcttcattGATCTGCTTTGCGATCTCTTCAGGATTTGAGTGGCCACTTATGATTGTGGTGTTGTCATACAAGGAATGAATGGCTGTAAAGGATGTGTTGGAGGCAGAAGGCTGAGACATTAGGACCACCGTTGTGTTTCCATTCTTGTGTTCTTTTTCATAGAGGAAGCTTGGAATGATGGGAACTAGACAGATTGGAAAAATCTATATAATTGTGGCAATAATATGAAGATAGAAATTGATAAAGAAAGGTCTGGACTATGAGTCTTATAACACTAGCATTTCTCAGGAGCCAAGGGTGGATAAAAGTCTACCAGTCCTGCGAGCAATCATAGTACAATAGGTGCTGGCAGTGGTATAACTAAGCTCCTGGGTCTCAGTACAAAATGATGTCATATTTCTAATACTATTATGGAGTTTGTGACTGTTGTTGCTGTCAGTCATTAATGCAAGTGGTAAATTTACACTGCCATCTTATCATTAGAACTCTATACAGCAGCATCACAATCTCccttttcctactggttataccgctagctatacagctcagcatacaatttgctttccccaccgcctggttgcactggtgacctATTTTAAAGCCGTCAgagatcactacccctaaatccttctcttctaaagtcttcaCTATCATAAAACTGCCAATACGATACTCTAATGGAAGATTCTTTCTTCTTATTTTCAATAGAAAGATGAATATGCCATACATTCTCTGGGACACTCACCTCGTCCACTGATTCTCTTGTAAATaaaccctaaatccttctcttctgaagtcttcactatCACAGAACTGCTGATACCATACTCTAATAGAGGTTTCCTTCTTCCCAAgtgaattattttacatttggaaacattaaactAAAATTTCCATTATTTGATCACTTatttagtaaagctaaatcataaccattaaaggggtattccggaaaaaattaacttttcccctatgcacaggggagataatggggggtcCAACTCCTAAACCCCCTGGCGATCTTCGTATCGGACCCCGCCAGCTTTGTTATTAATAGAGCC from Dendropsophus ebraccatus isolate aDenEbr1 chromosome 1, aDenEbr1.pat, whole genome shotgun sequence includes these protein-coding regions:
- the SLC18A1 gene encoding chromaffin granule amine transporter isoform X1 translates to MISSYLRTFIQEGGAMMECSPCRWLDEKRGSRQVVLVVVFVALLLDNMLFTVVVPIIPSFLYEKEHKNGNTTVVLMSQPSASNTSFTAIHSLYDNTTIISGHSNPEEIAKQINEAPQNSTCNVETGVLQEENVQVGLLFASKAILQLLVNPVVGLITNRVGYDIPMFCGFIILFLSTIIFAFSGSYSLLFFARSLQGVGSSFSTVAGLGMLASVYTDDYERGKAMGIALGGLALGVLTGAPFGSVMYEFVGKASPFLVLAVLALLDGVLQLLILRPSKFTPGSIPATPYLTLLSDPYIIVAAGALCVANMAIGVMEPTLPIWMMETMCSPNWQLGLAFLPASISYLLCTNLFGMLSHKMGRWLCTLVGMIVVGISLLCVPLAVSIYGLIGPNAGIGIALGMVDASIMPIMGHLVDLRHTSVYGGIYAISDIALCLGFAVGPSTGGAIAKALGFPWLMVITGVLNIVYAPLCFFLRSPPAREEKMAIITQECPMQTKTYMTQSNTPDLPLSDHSSEEDLSNPQNRTMRILR
- the SLC18A1 gene encoding chromaffin granule amine transporter isoform X2; its protein translation is MMECSPCRWLDEKRGSRQVVLVVVFVALLLDNMLFTVVVPIIPSFLYEKEHKNGNTTVVLMSQPSASNTSFTAIHSLYDNTTIISGHSNPEEIAKQINEAPQNSTCNVETGVLQEENVQVGLLFASKAILQLLVNPVVGLITNRVGYDIPMFCGFIILFLSTIIFAFSGSYSLLFFARSLQGVGSSFSTVAGLGMLASVYTDDYERGKAMGIALGGLALGVLTGAPFGSVMYEFVGKASPFLVLAVLALLDGVLQLLILRPSKFTPGSIPATPYLTLLSDPYIIVAAGALCVANMAIGVMEPTLPIWMMETMCSPNWQLGLAFLPASISYLLCTNLFGMLSHKMGRWLCTLVGMIVVGISLLCVPLAVSIYGLIGPNAGIGIALGMVDASIMPIMGHLVDLRHTSVYGGIYAISDIALCLGFAVGPSTGGAIAKALGFPWLMVITGVLNIVYAPLCFFLRSPPAREEKMAIITQECPMQTKTYMTQSNTPDLPLSDHSSEEDLSNPQNRTMRILR